From the genome of Nitrosopumilus sp., one region includes:
- a CDS encoding pseudouridine synthase — translation MSNYQTVIPMANEILRKYGLCDHCLGRLFSKQLGLSSNKLLGKKLNKGQHSSAKCYICKNLFDNLKHFLKLMVDSSSNYSYTSFSVGAMIKPSIVDRDDRIRSQFKLRGIDSIKTDVTKELGISFSKKTKKLVDHLDPEITFTLNLKDELCQLRSKSITFSGRYVKTLRGLPQKQKSCENCFGKGCRTCNFHGISEFDSVEGLISKFLFAKIGGTLAKFTWIGGEDKSSLVLGTGRPFFVKIQNPFKRNLRLSTIDLDSLKINHLNFVNGSPKKPVRFNSFLSVRISTETEINTGDLKKLKNIPNNPVVVYDNSGKRSEKKIFEIKYKKNSKNMFTLVMRAEGGLPIKKFVSGDDVVPGISKILDVRCTCQEFDFLDIEV, via the coding sequence ATGTCTAATTATCAAACAGTCATCCCTATGGCAAATGAAATTCTGAGAAAATATGGTCTGTGTGATCACTGCCTGGGTAGGCTGTTTTCCAAACAATTGGGTTTGTCGTCCAACAAACTCCTTGGAAAAAAATTAAACAAAGGTCAACACTCGTCAGCTAAATGCTATATCTGTAAAAACTTGTTTGATAATTTGAAACATTTTTTAAAATTAATGGTTGATTCTTCATCAAACTATTCGTATACATCGTTCAGTGTGGGTGCAATGATCAAGCCGTCTATTGTTGACAGGGATGATAGAATTCGCTCTCAATTCAAACTAAGGGGAATTGATAGCATAAAGACTGATGTTACAAAAGAATTGGGGATATCTTTTTCAAAGAAAACCAAAAAACTGGTTGATCATCTTGATCCTGAAATAACTTTTACATTAAACCTGAAAGATGAATTGTGTCAACTACGTTCAAAATCTATCACATTTTCAGGCCGATATGTTAAAACTTTGAGGGGATTGCCGCAAAAGCAAAAATCATGTGAGAATTGTTTTGGAAAAGGATGCAGAACTTGTAACTTTCATGGGATTTCAGAATTTGACAGTGTTGAGGGTTTGATTTCCAAGTTCCTTTTTGCAAAAATTGGTGGAACCCTAGCTAAATTCACTTGGATTGGAGGTGAGGATAAGTCTAGTCTAGTGCTGGGAACTGGACGGCCATTTTTTGTTAAGATCCAAAACCCGTTTAAACGAAATCTCAGATTGTCTACTATTGATCTTGATTCTCTAAAAATCAACCATCTTAATTTTGTCAATGGTTCTCCAAAAAAACCAGTTAGATTCAATTCTTTTTTATCTGTAAGAATTTCCACGGAGACTGAAATCAATACAGGAGATTTGAAAAAACTAAAAAATATTCCAAACAATCCTGTGGTTGTTTATGATAATTCTGGAAAACGTTCTGAGAAAAAAATCTTTGAGATTAAATATAAGAAAAATTCTAAAAACATGTTCACTTTGGTGATGAGGGCTGAGGGTGGCTTGCCTATTAAGAAATTTGTAAGTGGTGATGATGTAGTTCCTGGAATTTCTAAAATCCTTGATGTTCGATGCACGTGCCAAGAATTTGATTTTTTAGATATTGAGGTGTAA
- a CDS encoding SPFH/Band 7/PHB domain protein, translated as METPLIILIVVAIIGIIVILSGLKIIRPTHRAAVETLGKFSSFKKSGIIFVVPIIQRLFSVNITDTLVDVEKQFVITKDNLNCSVDAQIYYKVGEDEISLKKSLYSVNDYEYQIVQLAKTTLRSIIGDREFKVVNSDRTSLNQAVFDSMSVEAEKWGIRIVRVEVKEITPPPDVQDTMNMVIKAENDKQSAVNFAIATETKADGEKKANIKMAEGRREAMILEARGKKESQELIAEGEAKAIELVNKAANEFFIENAQILKKLQVTEESLKNNSKIIVTKDGIDPTLVINENNDTVMPISQKEKSRYRNQ; from the coding sequence ATGGAAACACCTCTGATCATTTTGATTGTTGTAGCAATTATTGGAATAATTGTGATCTTATCAGGATTAAAAATTATCAGACCCACACACAGAGCGGCGGTAGAAACGCTGGGAAAATTTTCATCGTTTAAAAAATCAGGAATTATTTTTGTAGTTCCGATCATCCAAAGATTATTTTCTGTAAATATTACTGATACTTTGGTAGACGTTGAGAAACAATTTGTCATCACAAAAGATAATCTGAATTGTTCTGTAGATGCACAAATTTATTACAAAGTGGGCGAAGATGAAATAAGTCTAAAGAAATCACTTTACTCTGTAAATGATTATGAATATCAGATTGTACAGTTAGCAAAAACAACTCTTAGAAGCATAATAGGTGATAGGGAGTTTAAGGTTGTAAATTCTGATCGTACATCATTGAATCAGGCAGTTTTTGATTCGATGAGTGTAGAGGCTGAAAAATGGGGGATTAGAATCGTCAGAGTAGAAGTTAAAGAAATTACTCCTCCTCCAGATGTCCAAGATACGATGAACATGGTCATCAAGGCAGAAAACGACAAACAAAGTGCAGTCAACTTTGCTATTGCAACAGAAACAAAAGCAGATGGGGAGAAAAAAGCCAATATCAAAATGGCCGAGGGAAGAAGAGAGGCAATGATACTTGAAGCAAGAGGGAAAAAAGAATCTCAAGAATTAATTGCAGAGGGAGAAGCAAAAGCCATTGAACTTGTAAACAAAGCTGCAAATGAATTCTTTATAGAGAACGCACAAATTTTGAAAAAACTCCAAGTCACAGAAGAATCATTGAAGAACAATTCCAAAATTATTGTAACCAAAGATGGAATTGATCCGACACTAGTCATTAATGAGAATAATGATACGGTGATGCCAATATCCCAAAAAGAAAAAAGTAGATATAGAAATCAATGA
- a CDS encoding 30S ribosomal protein S27ae encodes MPVEKKGNKGSSPNIASYYKIDGDKASRTRRVCSRCGKGTFMAEHKDRRTCGKCGLTEFIQ; translated from the coding sequence ATGCCCGTAGAAAAGAAAGGCAACAAAGGATCTAGTCCCAACATAGCATCATACTACAAGATTGATGGCGATAAAGCATCAAGAACAAGAAGAGTTTGTTCAAGATGTGGAAAAGGCACCTTTATGGCGGAGCATAAAGACAGACGTACTTGCGGCAAGTGTGGACTAACAGAATTTATCCAGTGA
- a CDS encoding DUF309 domain-containing protein, protein MERYLLHFKNEGYLPKNCRDLARNARDLVSDMNNVSVRLARVATKFTEFDVAAEKEDLDKLLEKLSPLGDVDNVRHVFEEHIEKEKGLTDGIFFYNNERFWECHEAFEGVWNQCYGREKELVQGIILVAVAFAHEQANEESIGVGMLGRALEKLGTSPSMYHSIDVDRIRTKAIEMQRAKKLTRFEI, encoded by the coding sequence ATGGAACGATATTTGTTACATTTTAAAAATGAGGGGTATCTGCCAAAGAACTGTAGGGATCTTGCCCGCAATGCAAGGGATCTTGTATCTGACATGAATAACGTCTCGGTCAGATTGGCAAGAGTTGCCACTAAATTTACTGAATTTGATGTAGCTGCAGAAAAAGAAGATTTGGACAAACTACTTGAAAAATTATCTCCTCTTGGAGATGTTGACAATGTACGACACGTCTTTGAGGAGCATATTGAAAAAGAAAAAGGGCTTACAGATGGAATATTTTTTTATAACAATGAAAGATTTTGGGAGTGCCATGAGGCATTTGAAGGAGTCTGGAATCAATGTTATGGGCGTGAAAAAGAACTCGTTCAAGGGATCATTTTGGTGGCCGTGGCCTTTGCTCATGAACAGGCAAATGAAGAAAGTATAGGGGTTGGGATGCTTGGTCGGGCATTGGAAAAATTAGGTACTTCCCCCTCGATGTATCATTCGATTGATGTTGATCGAATAAGGACAAAAGCAATTGAAATGCAACGGGCAAAAAAATTAACTAGATTTGAGATTTGA
- the apgM gene encoding 2,3-bisphosphoglycerate-independent phosphoglycerate mutase, whose translation MVYVLLDGVGDLPHPDLDGKTPLEAANTPTLDKIASNGVIGEVISVGKGIAPESDIAVFNMLGYKFDHADYAGRGVIEAIGVGTDFRDGDLALRGNFSTLNEEGSIVDRRAGRQIAKEDADGIAKEIEAKIKFSNPNTSVVVSPTIGHRVTIRIRTDSQKLSSRITNTDPAYSNVGGMGVAKNVGDVLKIEKCLPMDDTDDSKFTADVVNEFSEQSTMIMKSSAINKKRREQNQKELSCILLRDAGNKYPDVPSINVKHAMQFSCIVDMPVELGISDVLKMKAFEAGGLTDYEEKARVAAKAMETQNAIYVHLKGPDEFGHDGDATGKMKNIEEIDQRFFKTLVENTDSSKVAIMISADHSTPCINKGHSDDPVPVVISGDFIKNDGTTRMTEEQAKKGSVGLLQGAEVVSKAIELIKSQI comes from the coding sequence ATAGTCTATGTTCTTTTAGACGGAGTGGGAGATCTCCCACATCCGGATTTAGACGGAAAAACGCCACTAGAAGCTGCAAATACACCAACTTTAGATAAAATTGCCAGTAATGGAGTAATTGGTGAAGTGATTTCAGTCGGAAAGGGAATTGCTCCAGAATCAGATATTGCTGTTTTCAACATGTTAGGATACAAATTTGATCATGCAGACTATGCAGGCAGAGGAGTTATCGAGGCAATAGGGGTAGGAACTGATTTTAGAGATGGAGATTTGGCATTAAGAGGTAATTTTTCAACATTAAATGAAGAAGGTTCAATTGTCGACAGAAGGGCAGGCAGACAAATTGCAAAAGAAGATGCAGATGGAATCGCCAAAGAAATTGAAGCCAAGATAAAATTCTCAAATCCAAATACATCAGTAGTGGTTTCACCAACAATTGGGCACAGAGTTACGATAAGAATTAGAACAGATTCTCAAAAGTTGTCATCAAGGATTACCAATACAGACCCAGCATACAGCAATGTTGGAGGAATGGGAGTTGCAAAAAATGTCGGAGACGTTTTGAAAATTGAAAAATGCTTACCGATGGATGACACAGATGACTCCAAATTCACTGCAGACGTTGTAAATGAATTCTCAGAGCAATCAACAATGATAATGAAGAGCAGTGCAATTAACAAAAAACGCAGGGAGCAAAACCAGAAAGAGCTTAGCTGTATTTTGCTCAGGGATGCAGGAAACAAGTATCCAGATGTGCCTTCAATCAATGTAAAACATGCCATGCAATTTTCATGCATAGTTGACATGCCAGTAGAGCTTGGAATTTCAGACGTTCTGAAGATGAAAGCATTTGAAGCTGGAGGACTAACAGATTATGAAGAAAAAGCCAGAGTTGCTGCAAAGGCGATGGAAACCCAAAATGCAATTTATGTTCACCTTAAAGGACCAGATGAATTCGGTCATGACGGAGACGCCACAGGTAAAATGAAAAACATAGAGGAGATTGACCAAAGATTTTTCAAGACTCTAGTCGAAAATACAGATTCAAGCAAAGTTGCGATTATGATTTCAGCTGATCATTCAACCCCATGCATCAACAAAGGACACAGTGATGATCCAGTCCCAGTCGTGATTTCAGGAGATTTCATTAAAAATGATGGAACTACAAGGATGACAGAAGAACAAGCAAAGAAAGGCAGTGTAGGATTGCTTCAAGGTGCAGAAGTAGTATCAAAAGCCATAGAGTTAATCAAATCTCAAATCTAG
- a CDS encoding galactose-1-phosphate uridylyltransferase has protein sequence MGDMRKDYVSERFMIVSKKDDKVTDPKKSPFAPGNETMTNPSVLSLVAKDGMLQRLQDNEGEDFVKDWAIRVFESKNPIVSIDAENSYSDKPFYSEPAYGYHYIVVASPNEKDTFATIDTEQWSNVLVVVQDRLRWLYTQKGVTYVSIYADHGELAGNANPHPHLNLLTFSTIPPVIEAEAEASHKILNEKGVCAVCQTVNEEIGGPRQVLQTEGFIAYCPWAPSYPYEFWISPKKHVTRFSKITQKEINDLSLILRSTLGGLSKTIKNVSYNLVFHLSPEKKNSRQIHWHIEVYPITKSWSGLERGYGVFLNDVSPEQAAEKLGAASRKELANLVGIL, from the coding sequence ATGGGTGATATGCGCAAGGATTATGTTTCTGAGCGTTTTATGATTGTCTCTAAAAAAGATGACAAAGTAACTGATCCAAAAAAGTCACCTTTTGCCCCTGGCAACGAAACCATGACGAATCCTTCTGTATTGTCACTTGTTGCAAAAGATGGAATGCTGCAACGTCTTCAGGATAATGAGGGTGAAGACTTTGTCAAAGATTGGGCCATTAGGGTTTTTGAAAGTAAAAACCCTATAGTCTCAATAGATGCTGAAAACTCTTACAGTGACAAGCCTTTCTACAGTGAGCCTGCATATGGATACCACTACATCGTGGTTGCGTCTCCTAATGAAAAAGATACTTTTGCAACAATTGATACTGAACAATGGTCAAACGTTCTGGTTGTGGTCCAGGATAGACTGCGATGGCTCTATACGCAAAAAGGCGTGACATATGTTTCCATTTATGCTGACCATGGCGAATTAGCTGGCAATGCGAATCCTCATCCTCATCTTAATCTTTTGACATTTTCTACGATTCCGCCTGTCATTGAAGCTGAAGCCGAAGCATCTCATAAGATTTTAAATGAAAAAGGTGTATGTGCTGTGTGTCAGACCGTCAATGAGGAGATTGGCGGTCCTAGACAAGTTCTTCAAACTGAAGGCTTCATTGCATATTGTCCTTGGGCTCCTTCATACCCTTATGAGTTTTGGATTTCTCCAAAAAAACATGTTACCCGTTTCTCAAAAATCACTCAAAAAGAAATCAATGATTTGTCATTAATTCTAAGATCCACATTGGGCGGTTTGTCAAAAACCATCAAAAACGTTTCATACAATTTAGTTTTTCATCTTTCTCCTGAAAAGAAAAATAGCCGACAAATTCATTGGCATATTGAAGTTTATCCGATCACCAAGTCTTGGTCCGGATTGGAAAGGGGATACGGTGTTTTCTTAAACGATGTATCTCCTGAACAGGCAGCTGAGAAACTCGGTGCCGCTTCTAGGAAAGAACTAGCTAACCTTGTTGGCATTCTGTGA
- a CDS encoding GNAT family N-acetyltransferase gives MSDPIIRELKEEDIHNGFLKSLDSLTLASDIDKAKAAEVFERINSNPDYVIAVAELKGKIVGTTTLFIESKFIHKGGFVGHIEDVSVDKDFHGQKIGQKIMEYLLKISKKRGCYKTILNCTDDVKPFYKKLGFRQVANELRIDNI, from the coding sequence ATGAGTGATCCAATTATCAGAGAACTAAAAGAAGAAGACATCCATAACGGATTTCTCAAGTCACTGGATTCATTAACACTAGCTAGTGACATAGATAAAGCTAAAGCAGCGGAAGTATTTGAAAGAATTAATTCAAATCCAGATTACGTAATAGCAGTTGCAGAGCTGAAAGGGAAAATAGTAGGCACCACCACACTTTTCATCGAATCCAAATTTATCCACAAAGGAGGATTTGTTGGGCACATAGAGGATGTGTCAGTAGACAAGGATTTTCACGGTCAAAAAATAGGTCAAAAAATCATGGAGTATCTCTTAAAAATTTCAAAGAAACGAGGTTGTTACAAGACAATTTTAAATTGCACAGATGATGTAAAACCGTTTTATAAAAAACTGGGTTTCAGACAAGTAGCAAACGAGTTAAGAATAGATAACATTTAG